From Paenibacillus sp. PK3_47, the proteins below share one genomic window:
- a CDS encoding TetR/AcrR family transcriptional regulator — MIDKNAGKKELIIKTAMQLFAVKGSSSTSMQEIAELCGISKGSLYLVFKSKEELERSIYIYCFRMIRDPLQQEELETRRTPREKLRNQIEILLNHVYELREFLQRQIQEFAGKDGMELPEWLRKTNGLLLLWFQNRLKNMYGEEILPYTGDLALFANGMIASYLKVIFGRDVPVSIPHVADHLVDLMDILVSGLLASRPTPLISAAVLAGWVENSEEGQRHNPLQLIKTMKSTIASGPGLGPDDEEEALESLTILESEILMPQPRKAIINGMLYNLQNYPALAAELSELKVLISPYMQGSCGLHASRNK, encoded by the coding sequence GTGATCGACAAAAATGCCGGCAAAAAAGAACTGATTATCAAAACAGCTATGCAGCTATTCGCTGTCAAAGGCTCCTCTTCCACTTCGATGCAGGAAATTGCCGAGCTGTGCGGGATCTCCAAGGGCAGCCTGTATCTTGTGTTCAAATCCAAGGAGGAGCTGGAACGCAGCATTTACATATATTGCTTCCGCATGATCCGCGATCCCCTTCAGCAGGAAGAGCTGGAGACAAGGAGAACTCCGCGGGAAAAGCTGCGCAACCAGATCGAAATTCTGCTTAATCATGTATACGAGCTCCGCGAGTTTTTGCAGCGCCAAATTCAGGAATTTGCCGGAAAAGACGGAATGGAACTGCCGGAATGGCTGCGCAAAACCAACGGGCTGCTGCTGCTCTGGTTCCAGAACAGGCTTAAGAATATGTACGGGGAAGAAATTCTGCCCTATACCGGGGACCTGGCTTTGTTCGCGAACGGAATGATCGCTTCTTACCTCAAGGTTATTTTTGGCCGGGATGTCCCTGTATCCATACCTCATGTAGCTGATCACCTGGTGGACCTCATGGACATTCTCGTATCAGGTCTGCTGGCATCACGGCCGACTCCGCTAATCTCTGCCGCCGTGCTTGCAGGCTGGGTGGAGAACTCGGAGGAGGGCCAGCGGCACAATCCGCTGCAGCTCATCAAAACAATGAAGTCAACCATCGCCTCCGGCCCGGGACTGGGACCGGATGATGAGGAAGAGGCGCTGGAATCGCTGACCATTCTGGAAAGCGAGATTCTTATGCCCCAGCCGCGCAAAGCAATCATTAATGGGATGCTCTATAATCTGCAGAATTATCCCGCGCTCGCCGCAGAGCTTTCAGAGCTGAAGGTGCTCATTTCCCCTTACATGCAGGGCTCCTGCGGTTTGCATGCCTCACGGAATAAATAA
- the moaA gene encoding GTP 3',8-cyclase MoaA: MEPLTDPFGRLHDYLRISVTDRCNLRCIYCMPAEGMQFQPQDEIMSYEEITAVVKALAPLGLRKVRLTGGEPLVRKDLENLVAMISAIPGIDDISLTTNGLMLPAKAAVLKQAGLSRINISLDSLRQDRFAMITRGGDVAKVLKGIEAAEAAGLSPIKLNVVLMKGINDDEIKDFISLTLNSPLNVRFIEYMPIGSASDSWRQTYLPLETVIQACTEAGWATEEADMPSGNGPSQNRRVLGAQGTFGLIHPVSEHFCDNCNRLRLTADGHIKACLYWADEYNVRPLTGDPAAVQALFRQALGNKPHNHEMALALEKKAQSHTPTARRMSQIGG, from the coding sequence ATGGAGCCGCTGACGGACCCTTTTGGGCGTTTACATGATTACCTCCGCATTTCGGTTACAGACCGCTGCAACCTGCGCTGCATTTATTGTATGCCGGCGGAAGGAATGCAATTCCAGCCGCAGGACGAGATTATGAGTTATGAGGAAATTACCGCTGTAGTGAAGGCGCTGGCGCCGCTCGGGCTGCGCAAGGTCCGGCTGACCGGCGGCGAACCGCTTGTGCGCAAGGACCTGGAGAACCTTGTAGCCATGATTTCGGCCATTCCCGGCATAGATGATATTTCGCTTACTACTAACGGGCTTATGCTCCCGGCCAAAGCAGCTGTGCTGAAGCAGGCAGGCCTGTCCCGGATCAATATCAGCCTGGATTCACTCCGCCAGGACCGCTTTGCCATGATTACTCGCGGCGGGGATGTCGCCAAGGTGCTTAAGGGAATTGAGGCTGCCGAAGCTGCAGGGCTCTCGCCGATTAAGCTGAATGTCGTACTGATGAAAGGCATCAACGATGATGAGATCAAGGATTTTATCTCGCTGACCCTGAACAGTCCGCTGAATGTAAGGTTCATTGAATATATGCCGATCGGCAGTGCCAGCGATTCCTGGCGCCAGACTTACCTGCCGCTGGAGACCGTGATTCAGGCGTGCACAGAAGCGGGCTGGGCAACCGAGGAAGCCGATATGCCCTCAGGCAACGGACCCTCGCAGAACCGGCGTGTTCTGGGGGCGCAGGGCACCTTCGGGCTGATCCACCCGGTAAGCGAGCATTTCTGCGACAACTGCAACCGGCTGCGGCTTACCGCAGACGGTCATATCAAGGCCTGCCTCTATTGGGCGGATGAATATAATGTACGGCCGCTGACGGGCGACCCTGCGGCGGTGCAGGCGCTGTTCCGCCAGGCGCTCGGCAACAAGCCGCATAACCACGAAATGGCGCTGGCCCTGGAGAAAAAGGCGCAGAGCCACACCCCGACCGCCCGGCGCATGTCCCAGATCGGCGGCTGA
- a CDS encoding LysE/ArgO family amino acid transporter, whose translation MKEAIIHGMILAFGLILPLGVQNIFVFNQGALHPRFRSALPVIVTAAICDTLLIAAAVGGVSLVILSLDWLTPVIYSAGMVFLFIMGWKIWSAAPAEGEAKRLSLKGQVGYALSVSLLNPHALMDTVGVIGTNSLQYGGAERWAFAAATAGVSWIWFLGLAAAGRLLGKADSSGKGIRLLNKASAVLIWGIAVYMGMQLRESL comes from the coding sequence ATGAAGGAAGCAATAATACATGGCATGATACTGGCCTTTGGGCTTATTTTACCGCTTGGGGTGCAGAATATATTCGTATTTAATCAGGGGGCGCTGCATCCGCGCTTCCGCAGTGCGCTGCCTGTTATTGTGACAGCGGCCATATGCGATACGCTTCTGATTGCCGCTGCGGTCGGCGGAGTCTCACTGGTTATTCTCTCGCTGGACTGGCTTACGCCGGTCATTTACAGTGCGGGGATGGTATTTCTGTTCATTATGGGCTGGAAAATATGGAGTGCAGCTCCGGCGGAAGGGGAGGCTAAAAGGCTGTCGCTCAAAGGACAGGTGGGGTATGCGTTATCCGTCTCACTGCTGAACCCGCATGCACTTATGGATACTGTAGGCGTCATCGGCACGAATTCCCTGCAATATGGCGGTGCTGAACGGTGGGCGTTCGCCGCTGCAACGGCGGGGGTCTCCTGGATATGGTTCCTGGGTCTTGCGGCAGCCGGCAGGCTGCTTGGCAAAGCGGATTCGTCAGGCAAGGGAATCAGGCTGCTTAACAAGGCCTCTGCTGTGCTGATCTGGGGAATTGCCGTTTATATGGGTATGCAGTTGCGGGAGTCATTATAA
- a CDS encoding phospholipase D family protein: MPGQHSSHKRSIWLPAAAVLILWLIGVMIYQTHKPLPPGLSYESPLYKAERVHLWHDLTYQDGSAGGQREEQILPRILQIIDESRQFLVIDLFLFNGYTHKDQQFPAVSRQLADKLVAHQAAHPAMEIVFITDEVNTNYGSAPNPLLEDMKKAGIKVVMTDVDDLRDSTPAYSAVWRTFIQWFGQSGTGWIPNLMASGGPDITARSYLKLLNVKANHRKVVVSEKTALISSGNIHDASAYHSNIALEVQGPIIGDILQTEQAAADLSGAGPLLSKQPVFEQNSTKADGPLEIRYLTEGKVNKYALEAIGSAGQGDTVWMGMFYLADDDIINALLTASGRGAEVRLLLDPNQNAFGRDKIGIPNRPVAWNLIRRSGGNLTIRWYNTGMEQYHTKLLFVSKASGNSIILSGSTNFTTRNLDDYNLENNLWVGVPKDQPLYSGLESYFNRLWNNEGAEYSLPLDDYLSDATWLKYIVFRMQTVLGFTTF; this comes from the coding sequence ATGCCCGGACAGCATTCCTCACACAAGCGTTCCATCTGGCTCCCGGCTGCTGCCGTGCTGATCCTGTGGCTGATCGGGGTAATGATCTACCAGACGCATAAGCCGCTGCCTCCCGGGCTTTCTTATGAAAGCCCTCTGTATAAGGCCGAGCGCGTACATCTATGGCATGACCTGACCTACCAGGACGGCAGCGCCGGAGGACAGCGTGAAGAGCAGATTCTTCCGAGAATTCTGCAGATCATCGATGAATCGCGGCAGTTTCTTGTGATCGACCTGTTCCTGTTTAACGGCTATACACACAAAGACCAGCAGTTTCCGGCGGTCAGCCGGCAGCTTGCCGATAAACTGGTTGCCCATCAGGCAGCCCATCCTGCGATGGAGATCGTCTTTATAACAGATGAAGTCAACACCAACTACGGCTCTGCCCCGAATCCGCTGCTCGAAGATATGAAAAAGGCCGGAATCAAGGTGGTAATGACCGATGTAGATGATCTCCGCGACTCCACTCCGGCATATTCGGCAGTCTGGCGTACCTTTATCCAATGGTTCGGACAGTCCGGAACCGGCTGGATTCCGAATCTTATGGCAAGCGGGGGACCGGATATTACGGCCCGTTCTTATTTAAAGCTGCTGAATGTAAAAGCCAATCACCGCAAGGTGGTCGTCAGCGAGAAAACCGCACTGATCTCCTCCGGCAATATTCACGATGCCAGTGCCTACCATTCCAACATCGCCCTGGAAGTGCAGGGCCCGATCATCGGCGATATTCTGCAGACAGAGCAGGCCGCGGCCGATCTTTCAGGTGCAGGACCGCTGCTCAGCAAGCAGCCTGTTTTTGAACAAAACAGCACAAAGGCGGACGGTCCGCTGGAAATCCGCTATCTGACCGAAGGAAAGGTTAATAAATATGCGCTGGAGGCTATCGGCTCGGCCGGGCAGGGAGACACCGTCTGGATGGGGATGTTCTACCTCGCTGATGATGATATTATCAATGCACTGCTTACGGCCTCCGGACGCGGCGCCGAAGTGCGGCTGCTGCTGGATCCCAATCAGAATGCCTTCGGACGTGATAAAATCGGGATTCCGAACCGGCCGGTAGCCTGGAATCTGATACGCCGCTCCGGCGGGAATCTCACTATCCGCTGGTATAACACAGGCATGGAGCAGTATCACACCAAGCTGCTGTTCGTATCCAAAGCCTCGGGCAATTCCATCATTCTTAGCGGTTCAACAAACTTCACCACACGTAATCTGGATGATTACAATCTGGAGAATAACCTTTGGGTCGGTGTCCCGAAAGACCAGCCGCTGTACAGCGGGCTGGAGAGTTACTTCAACCGTCTGTGGAACAACGAAGGAGCGGAATACAGCCTGCCGCTGGATGATTATCTGAGCGATGCCACATGGCTTAAATATATTGTTTTCCGGATGCAGACTGTCCTTGGCTTTACTACATTCTAG
- a CDS encoding molecular chaperone TorD family protein, whose product MTIPTVPSLVVPEAFSRWLESRGLIYQILVDFYGRKPSLSLVAQWSRNRQMGTAAEMTEGGRELKRYLCSQEPAMLPQICEKESLEYNRLMNELAVSSFAPREAAQLGREKEFCNVISDVYASAGIVFKKCSGEADDHISIELEFMAVMHERMLFNSFSVRSAMELLEIQEAFLEEHLLKWTPQFCERLNAVTSSPLYLGLSHMLEEFLPQDLQMLKAWKSYLESSAAEMA is encoded by the coding sequence ATGACTATACCAACCGTTCCATCGCTTGTCGTGCCGGAGGCCTTTAGCCGTTGGCTGGAAAGCCGGGGATTAATATATCAGATACTGGTAGATTTTTATGGAAGAAAGCCGTCGCTTTCACTGGTTGCACAGTGGAGCCGTAACCGCCAGATGGGGACCGCCGCGGAAATGACAGAAGGCGGACGGGAGTTGAAGCGCTACCTCTGCAGCCAGGAGCCCGCTATGCTGCCGCAGATCTGCGAGAAGGAGAGCCTGGAGTATAACCGGCTGATGAATGAGCTTGCGGTGAGCAGCTTTGCGCCGCGTGAAGCAGCGCAGCTGGGCCGTGAGAAGGAGTTCTGCAACGTGATTTCGGACGTATATGCTTCTGCCGGCATCGTGTTCAAGAAATGCAGCGGTGAAGCTGATGACCATATCAGTATTGAGCTGGAATTCATGGCTGTCATGCATGAACGGATGCTGTTTAACAGCTTCTCAGTCAGAAGTGCCATGGAACTGCTGGAAATCCAGGAGGCATTTCTGGAGGAGCATCTGCTGAAATGGACACCGCAGTTCTGCGAACGCTTGAACGCCGTGACCAGCAGCCCGCTGTATCTCGGTCTGAGCCATATGCTGGAGGAATTCCTGCCGCAGGATCTGCAGATGCTGAAGGCCTGGAAGTCTTACCTGGAGAGCAGTGCTGCAGAGATGGCTTAG
- the cls gene encoding cardiolipin synthase, whose translation MRRGLQAIVIIGALLAFYYFGFGIFGSTAGTIISIFSTLTVISIGLGIFMENRNPSTTMAWILLLALIPVVGLVLYFLFGQNVFKRRKYDKKAQRDLMAYERIENDALRMHHDWSVFDTSRQKLLGLSQRLARTPVSFSSETRILTNGEETFGTLLLELRQAQHHIHMEYYIFRADHIGTRIQQILIEKARAGVAVRFMYDAVGSMQLSKAFLKELSDAGVQVAAYGNSTSFFSSRVNYRNHRKIVVIDGDVGFMGGLNVGDEYLSRSKTYGFWRDTHMLLRGEAVRTMQIIFLQDWMHTTGEKILEQDYLSPQLRFTTGDGAVQIIASGPDNERRALKNIFFSMITSAEKSVWIASPYFIPDEDILTALRVAAMSGLDVRLLFPAKPDKWIPFLASHSYFPALLESGVKIYEYEKGFIHSKLLITDGEVATIGTANMDMRSFHLNFEVNALLLQTESVARVVADFERDLLSTRQIVHETFMNKRLLERLLESAARLMSPLL comes from the coding sequence ATGAGACGAGGGCTGCAGGCTATAGTCATTATCGGGGCTTTGCTGGCATTTTATTATTTTGGTTTCGGCATTTTCGGAAGTACGGCCGGCACGATAATCAGTATCTTTTCCACCCTTACAGTCATTTCCATCGGGCTGGGAATCTTCATGGAGAACCGCAACCCCTCCACTACGATGGCCTGGATTCTGCTGCTGGCGCTGATTCCGGTGGTTGGACTGGTCCTGTATTTTTTGTTCGGGCAAAATGTATTCAAGCGGCGCAAGTATGATAAAAAAGCACAGCGCGACCTGATGGCCTATGAGCGGATCGAAAATGATGCCCTGCGCATGCACCATGACTGGTCGGTCTTTGATACTTCCCGCCAGAAGCTGCTGGGGCTGTCACAGCGGCTTGCGCGCACACCGGTATCGTTCAGCTCCGAGACCCGAATTCTCACCAACGGGGAGGAGACCTTCGGGACCCTGCTGCTGGAGCTGCGGCAGGCGCAGCATCATATCCATATGGAATACTATATCTTCCGGGCCGACCATATCGGCACACGGATCCAGCAGATTCTGATCGAGAAGGCCCGGGCGGGCGTTGCGGTCCGGTTCATGTATGACGCGGTGGGCAGTATGCAGCTGTCCAAAGCTTTTCTCAAGGAATTGAGTGATGCGGGTGTACAGGTAGCGGCCTACGGAAATTCAACATCCTTTTTCTCCAGCCGGGTCAATTACCGCAATCACCGTAAAATTGTCGTTATTGACGGCGATGTCGGCTTTATGGGCGGGCTCAATGTCGGCGATGAGTATCTAAGCCGCAGCAAAACCTACGGGTTCTGGCGCGATACGCATATGCTGCTTAGAGGCGAAGCGGTGCGTACCATGCAGATTATATTCCTGCAGGACTGGATGCATACGACCGGTGAGAAAATACTGGAGCAGGACTATCTCTCCCCGCAGCTGCGCTTCACAACAGGTGACGGGGCCGTGCAGATTATCGCCAGCGGACCGGATAACGAGCGCCGGGCGCTCAAAAATATATTTTTCTCCATGATTACCTCTGCGGAGAAATCGGTCTGGATTGCCAGCCCGTATTTCATTCCCGACGAGGATATCCTGACTGCGCTGCGTGTGGCGGCCATGTCCGGCCTGGATGTGCGCCTCCTGTTCCCGGCCAAGCCGGACAAATGGATTCCATTTCTCGCTTCGCATTCCTACTTCCCGGCACTGCTGGAATCCGGCGTAAAGATTTATGAATATGAGAAGGGCTTCATTCACTCCAAGCTGCTGATCACCGACGGTGAGGTGGCCACGATCGGTACGGCGAATATGGATATGCGCAGCTTCCATCTGAATTTTGAGGTCAATGCGCTGCTGCTGCAGACAGAGAGCGTGGCGCGCGTCGTGGCTGATTTTGAACGTGACCTGCTTTCCACGCGCCAGATCGTGCATGAGACCTTTATGAACAAACGGCTGCTGGAACGGCTGCTGGAATCTGCGGCCCGGCTGATGTCGCCGCTGCTCTAG
- a CDS encoding efflux RND transporter permease subunit: MKSLINFSLKNKFAIWLLTIIITFAGLYSGLTMKQETLPNISIPYLSVTTIYPGAAPEGVVNDVSKPLEQKLRNVDGVKLVTSTSLENASSIQIEFDYGTNLDNATAAVREALNDVPLPDDAQKPQISRFSLSSLPVVSLSLTDGESGDLEDLTRIAENDIRPALEDLEGVASVQISGQYVKEVTLEFDQAKLNQYGLTEDTIKGIVQASSLRVPLGLFEMEESQKAVVVDGNITTVQDLENLAIPLVPSAAGAGAGAAGAGAGAAGAGAGAGAGTDAGAGAAGAGAGAAAAAGLPTVKLGELAAIEVVGKSESISRTNGQESIGIQIVKGNDANTVEVVNSVKDTAEELKQQYKSIDLTVLLDQGKPIEDSVHTMLSKAAFGALFAVLIILLFLRNIRSTIISIISIPLSLLIAVLLLRQMDITLNMMTLGAMTVAIGRVVDDSIVVIENIYRRLALPGEKLRGRELISAATREMFVPIMSSTIVTIAVFLPLAFVSGMVGELFLPFALTMVFALLASLVVAITLVPALAHTLFRNGLKKGKNQHVEKPGKMSVGYQKILNWCLNHKLITFGAAVLLLAGSLFLIKPIGVSFMPSQEDKSVIMTFSPKAGQTTEDVRELGLKAEKYILAQEHIDNMQYSIGGGGFMGMGSGNSGLFYISYDSDTPDFETVKENLIEGLAQEVPEGEWGDMSGMAGGGLGGSTLTVNVFGDTLDQLKPVADEIAGIVNADTDNFKDGETSLTEAYEQYTVVADQAKLSALGLTAGQIAMKLSPVNTRPVLTEVDVDGKNYNVYIEADTTTYSSIQEMENATLASPLGFTVPISQVATIEKGTSPDSITRIDGKMSVDVTAEIIAADVNSASNSVKEKIEALDLPDGVTISFGGVTEQINETFGQLGIAMAAAVAIVYFVLVVTFGGGLAPFAILFSLPFTVIGALVALLLAGETLNVSSLMGALMLIGIVVTNAIVLIDRVIHKENEGMPTRQALLEAGGTRLRPILMTALATIGALLPLVTGLENSAGIISKGLGVTVIGGLISSTLLTLVVVPVVYEFLMKFRSKKVID; this comes from the coding sequence ATGAAAAGCCTGATTAATTTTTCGCTTAAGAACAAGTTCGCCATATGGCTGTTGACGATTATCATTACATTCGCCGGCTTGTACAGCGGTCTGACCATGAAACAGGAGACGCTGCCTAATATCAGTATTCCTTATCTCAGCGTAACAACGATTTATCCCGGTGCTGCACCTGAAGGTGTCGTTAACGATGTCAGCAAACCGCTGGAGCAGAAGCTCCGCAACGTCGACGGTGTCAAGCTGGTTACTTCCACCTCGCTGGAGAATGCCTCAAGCATTCAGATCGAGTTCGATTACGGGACCAATCTGGATAACGCCACTGCAGCGGTTCGTGAAGCATTGAACGATGTGCCGCTGCCGGACGATGCACAGAAGCCGCAAATCTCCCGTTTCAGCCTCAGTTCACTTCCGGTTGTCTCCCTCAGTCTGACTGACGGCGAATCAGGTGATCTGGAGGATCTGACACGCATCGCGGAGAATGATATCCGCCCTGCACTGGAGGATCTCGAAGGTGTAGCTTCCGTACAAATTTCCGGACAATATGTGAAGGAAGTTACTCTGGAATTCGACCAGGCGAAGCTGAACCAGTACGGCCTGACCGAAGATACAATTAAAGGGATTGTTCAAGCTTCTTCCCTGCGCGTTCCTCTCGGACTGTTCGAAATGGAGGAATCACAGAAGGCAGTTGTGGTTGACGGCAATATCACTACCGTCCAGGATCTTGAGAATCTGGCTATCCCGCTTGTTCCGTCTGCTGCGGGTGCAGGGGCTGGGGCTGCAGGGGCAGGGGCTGGGGCTGCAGGGGCAGGGGCTGGCGCAGGAGCTGGTACGGATGCCGGTGCGGGTGCCGCCGGTGCAGGGGCAGGAGCTGCTGCAGCTGCCGGTCTTCCGACAGTGAAGCTGGGCGAACTTGCCGCCATTGAAGTGGTCGGCAAATCGGAGTCTATTTCGCGCACCAACGGCCAGGAATCGATCGGGATCCAGATTGTTAAGGGTAACGATGCCAATACCGTTGAAGTGGTTAACAGCGTCAAGGATACTGCGGAAGAATTGAAGCAGCAGTACAAATCCATCGATCTTACCGTTCTCCTCGACCAAGGCAAGCCGATTGAGGATTCCGTGCATACCATGCTGTCCAAGGCAGCGTTCGGCGCCCTGTTCGCCGTGCTGATTATTCTGCTGTTCCTGCGGAATATCCGCTCTACTATTATTTCAATTATTTCCATCCCGCTGTCGCTGCTCATTGCTGTTCTGCTTCTGCGCCAGATGGATATAACGCTCAACATGATGACACTTGGCGCGATGACCGTCGCTATCGGCCGGGTAGTCGATGACTCCATCGTAGTTATTGAGAATATATACCGGCGGTTGGCACTTCCCGGCGAGAAGCTGCGCGGCAGAGAACTGATCAGTGCGGCCACGCGTGAAATGTTCGTGCCGATCATGTCCTCTACAATCGTAACGATTGCCGTGTTCCTGCCGCTTGCATTTGTCAGCGGTATGGTGGGCGAGCTGTTCCTGCCGTTCGCATTGACTATGGTCTTCGCTCTGCTGGCTTCACTGGTTGTAGCGATTACCCTTGTGCCGGCACTGGCGCATACCCTTTTCCGGAACGGTCTGAAAAAAGGCAAGAACCAGCATGTGGAGAAACCGGGCAAAATGTCCGTGGGATATCAAAAGATTCTGAACTGGTGTCTTAACCACAAGCTGATTACATTCGGCGCTGCAGTTCTCCTGCTGGCAGGCAGCCTGTTCCTGATCAAGCCGATCGGTGTAAGCTTCATGCCTTCCCAGGAAGACAAGAGTGTAATCATGACCTTCTCGCCAAAAGCAGGCCAGACAACCGAGGATGTCCGGGAGCTGGGCCTCAAGGCCGAGAAATATATTCTGGCACAGGAACATATCGACAACATGCAGTATTCTATCGGCGGCGGCGGATTTATGGGAATGGGCTCCGGCAATTCCGGGCTCTTCTACATCTCCTATGACAGCGATACGCCGGATTTCGAAACCGTCAAAGAAAATCTGATTGAAGGTCTGGCCCAGGAAGTGCCTGAAGGCGAGTGGGGAGACATGTCCGGCATGGCCGGAGGCGGTCTTGGCGGCAGCACGCTGACCGTGAATGTATTCGGCGATACCCTGGATCAGCTCAAGCCGGTAGCCGATGAGATTGCCGGCATCGTGAACGCTGACACCGATAACTTCAAGGACGGGGAGACCAGCCTCACTGAGGCTTATGAGCAGTACACTGTTGTAGCTGATCAAGCCAAACTCAGCGCTCTCGGACTGACTGCAGGGCAGATTGCCATGAAGCTGAGTCCGGTTAATACCCGCCCTGTACTGACTGAAGTGGATGTGGACGGCAAGAACTACAATGTGTACATTGAAGCTGACACAACCACTTACAGCAGCATTCAGGAAATGGAAAATGCGACGCTGGCCTCACCGCTCGGCTTCACAGTGCCGATCAGCCAGGTGGCGACCATCGAGAAAGGAACTTCGCCGGATTCGATTACACGCATTGACGGCAAAATGAGCGTGGATGTTACTGCAGAGATCATTGCTGCAGACGTAAACAGCGCGTCCAACAGCGTCAAAGAGAAAATTGAAGCACTCGATCTGCCGGATGGCGTGACAATCAGCTTCGGAGGGGTTACCGAGCAAATCAATGAAACGTTCGGCCAGCTCGGCATTGCTATGGCAGCAGCTGTCGCCATTGTGTATTTTGTGCTCGTCGTTACCTTTGGCGGCGGGCTGGCACCGTTTGCGATTCTGTTCTCCCTTCCTTTCACTGTGATCGGAGCGCTCGTGGCACTGCTTCTGGCCGGTGAGACGCTGAACGTCTCCTCACTGATGGGTGCACTTATGCTGATCGGTATTGTCGTTACCAATGCGATCGTATTGATCGACCGTGTTATTCATAAAGAAAATGAGGGAATGCCGACCCGTCAGGCCCTGCTTGAAGCCGGAGGCACCCGCTTGCGTCCGATTCTGATGACAGCCCTTGCTACCATCGGCGCTCTGCTGCCGCTGGTTACGGGCCTGGAGAACAGCGCGGGCATTATCTCCAAGGGTCTGGGCGTGACCGTTATTGGCGGTCTGATCAGCTCCACACTGCTGACACTGGTCGTTGTGCCGGTCGTCTATGAATTCCTGATGAAGTTCCGCAGCAAAAAGGTTATTGACTAA